A genomic segment from Brienomyrus brachyistius isolate T26 chromosome 9, BBRACH_0.4, whole genome shotgun sequence encodes:
- the trim71 gene encoding E3 ubiquitin-protein ligase TRIM71 yields the protein MASFSDSDLQTCSLCKELCGSSAAVSCSSSTSSSSSQTSGSSTSSARRLHVLPCFHSYCSQCLEGQRDNSDPLKLSCPECDQKAPVSDSDVDTLPSPSFLFRNLLEAIVSSEEPRNAGYRNDGQPQGGVLRAYGQDEPQCLSCDEGNPAASRCLDCQEYLCSNCVRAHQRVRLTKDHFMERLVKSLCLARQNNNSSTPVNVSHSFHPKYPPPPAFQDRMSFCHDHDNEVLCLFCTTCSLPICQACGAGRHGDHHLIYLHDAMRDWRAVTVQLLADAQQGRRAVQLSIEKAQAIAEQLDIKAKVVQAEVKTITQQHKKALEERECELLWKVEKIQQVKVNTLYLQVEKLHQKLSRLDSSISAVQQAVEQGRGLEALLARQGMLAQIEELKTLCGSGLQPQENECIMFTPPDQKLLVSIRSMGFVSGGAFAPISKATGDGLKRALKGKVTSVNVVAYGHDSEPRRSGGDDIAALLVGPDGKIFTAEVTDHENGTYTVSYVPRLEGDHLLSVLIYHQHIASSPFKVTVRSGRSYRSMGFPVGSFGGEGDGDGQLCRPWGICVDKEGYVVVADRSNNRIQIFKPSGAFHHKFGTLGSRPGQFDRPAGVACDDQRRVIVADKDNHRIQIFTFDGQFLLKFGERGAKNGQFSYPWDVAVNSEGKILVSDTRNHRIQLFGPDGAFLNKYGFEGALWKHFDSPRGVAFNHEGHLVVTDFNNHRLLVIQPDCQSARFLGSEGLGDGQFFRPQGVAVDQENRIIVADSRNHRIQVFEANGSFLCKFGSHGDGFRQMDRPSGIAVMPDGIIVVVDFGNNRILMF from the exons ATGGCTTCGTTTTCGGACAGCGATTTGCAAACATGTTCACTTTGCAAAGAGCTCTGTGGGTCCTCTGCTGCAGTCTCCTGCAGCTCGTCTACCTCATCCTCCTCTTCCCAGACATCTGGCTCCTCTACCTCCTCTGCTAGAaggctgcatgttctcccctgctTTCACTCCTACTGCAGCCAGTGCCTGGAAGGACAGCGCGACAACAGCGATCCTCTTAAGCTCTCCTGCCCAGAGTGTGACCAGAAGGCTCCAGTCTCCGATTCAGATGTAGACACCCTGCCATCACCAAGTTTCCTCTTCAGAAACCTGTTGGAAGCAATAGTCTCCTCTGAGGAGCCGAGGAACGCGGGCTACAGGAACGATGGCCAACCTCAGGGTGGCGTGCTTAGGGCTTATGGCCAAGATGAGCCCCAGTGCCTTTCCTGCGACGAGGGCAACCCTGCTGCCTCGCGCTGCCTGGACTGCCAAGAGTACCTCTGCAGCAACTGTGTCCGTGCCCACCAACGGGTCCGCTTGACCAAAGACCACTTCATGGAGAGGCTCGTGAAGAGCTTATGCCTGGCCCGCCAGAATAATAATTCCAGCACACCAGTCAATGTGTCGCACTCCTTTCACCCAAAATATCCACCACCTCCTGCTTTCCAGGACAGGATGAGTTTCTGCCATGACCATGACAATGAG GTGCTGTGCCTTTTCTGTACCACATGCTCCCTGCCCATCTGCCAAGCGTGCGGCGCAGGTCGCCATGGAGACCACCACCTCATCTACCTCCACGACGCCATGCGGGACTGGCGAGCTGTGACGGTGCAGCTCCTGGCAGACGCCCAGCAGGGCAGGAGGGCTGTACAG CTGAGCATCGAGAAGGCCCAGGCCATCGCAGAGCAGCTGGACATAAAGGCCAAAGTGGTCCAGGCCGAAGTGAAAACCATCACCCAGCAGCACAAGAAGGCGTTGGAGGAGAGAGAGTGTGAGCTGCTGTGGAAG GTGGAGAAGATCCAGCAAGTCAAGGTGAACACCCTGTACCTGCAGGTGGAGAAGCTGCATCAGAAGCTGAGCAGGCTAGACAGTAGCATCTCAGCAGTACAGCAGGCTGTGGAGCAGGGCCGCGGCCTGGAAGCCCTGCTGGCCCGACAGGGCATGCTGGCACAGATTGAGGAGCTGAAGACCCTGTGTGGCAGTGGCCTGCAGCCCCAGGAGAATGAGTGCATCATGTTCACGCCGCCTGACCAGAAGCTGCTCGTCTCCATCCGGTCCATGGGCTTTGTCAGCGGGGGGGCCTTTGCCCCCATCTCCAAAGCCACAGGAGATGGTCTGAAGAGGGCCCTCAAGGGCAAGGTGACATCTGTCAATGTGGTGGCCTACGGCCATGACAGCGAGCCTAGAAGGTCAGGTGGGGATGACATCGCCGCCCTGCTGGTGGGCCCGGACGGGAAGATCTTCACTGCAGAGGTAACCGACCACGAGAATGGCACCTACACGGTGAGCTACGTACCCAGGCTGGAAGGGGACCACCTCCTCTCTGTGCTCATCTACCACCAGCACATCGCCAGCAGTCCCTTTAAAGTCACGGTCAGATCTGGCCGCAGCTACAGGAGCATGGGGTTTCCCGTCGGCTCCTTTGGAGGGGAGGGCGATGGTGACGGCCAGCTGTGCCGACCTTGGGGCATCTGCGTGGATAAGGAAGGCTACGTTGTGGTGGCTGACCGCAGCAACAACCGCATCCAGATCTTCAAGCCCAGCGGCGCTTTCCATCACAAGTTTGGCACGTTGGGCTCGCGGCCGGGTCAGTTCGACAGGCCAGCTGGGGTGGCCTGCGATGACCAGAGGAGGGTGATCGTGGCAGATAAAGATAACCACCGTATTCAGATATTCACCTTCGACGGACAGTTCCTCCTGAAGTTCGGAGAGAGGGGAGCCAAAAATGGCCAGTTCAGCTACCCGTGGGACGTCGCTGTTAACTCGGAAGGCAAAATCTTAGTCTCTGATACTCGCAACCACCGCATCCAGCTCTTTGGGCCTGATGGAGCATTCTTGAACAAGTACGGCTTTGAGGGTGCCCTCTGGAAGCACTTCGATTCACCCAGAGGTGTTGCCTTCAACCATGAGGGTCACCTAGTGGTCACAGACTTTAACAATCATCGGCTGCTGGTCATCCAGCCCGATTGCCAGTCGGCACGCTTCCTGGGCTCGGAGGGATTGGGTGACGGGCAGTTCTTTCGGCCACAGGGGGTCGCCGTGGACCAGGAAAACCGAATTATCGTGGCCGATTCACGAAACCATCGCATCCAGGTGTTTGAGGCTAACGGTAGCTTCTTATGCAAGTTTGGGAGTCATGGAGATGGCTTCAGGCAAATGGACCGGCCATCTGGAATAGCCGTTATGCCCGATGGAATTATTGTTGTGGTTGACTTTGGGAATAATAGAATCCTCATGTTTTAA
- the LOC125749626 gene encoding uncharacterized protein LOC125749626 isoform X1 — protein MATGIKHMSTPMSTGDISSPDKMSTDNGELVWVGFIDVLPVIGSVKEAVEFVLAVAGGDHPLINEKERMMKARLGLEEKTDSQSSTESSSGYCSGEERADVHAEEVLLSDLPGVIEAGKHGKGKQSGKESQEPPSEEDQKKMEAIREETLQKIQLIDQNYQFQEPLIDTRKRSQRGEHVINNNVIKFHFKLVEDYLTSRSSQTSLDVSCPLPENTKRDIMCKMVAHFETSELYINANAVVYGKYMSELKNALLQFLQDGGQESKNRASFVIQRMNQCSAYVDFMAKEKWMQNSCMKRCWFEAVRREVAEMFADKRGVEFFAELRKDILSPTDNV, from the exons ATGGCTACAGGTATTAAACACATGTCTACCCCCATGTCCACCGGTGACATATCCAGTCCTGACAAAATGTCCACAGACAATGGGGAACTGGTGTGGGTGGGGTTCATAGACGTTCTTCCAGTCATTGGCTCTGTAAAAGAGGCTGTGGAGTTTGTCTTAGCTGTGGCTGGTGGAGATCATCCACTGATCAATGAGAAAGAGAGAATGATGAAAGCCAGGCTGGGATTAGAAGAGAAGACAGATTCACAGAGTTCCACAGAAAGCTCATCTGGGTACTGTTCGGgagaggagagggcagatgttcaTGCAGAAG AGGTTTTATTGAGCGACCTTCCTGGTGTCATAGAAGCTGGCAAACATGGCAAagggaaacaatcagggaaagaGTCACAGGAACCACCATCAGAGGAAGATCAAAAAAAAATGGAGGCAATCCGAGAAGAGACACTGCAGAAGATTCAACTTATAGATCAAAACTACCAGTTCCAGGAGCCTCTTATAGACACTCGTAAAAG GTCTCAAAGGGGTGAGCATGTGATCAACAACAATGTCATTAAATTCCACTTTAAACTTGTGGAAGACTATCTGACAAGTAGATCAAGCCAgactagtcttgatgtaagctGCCCCCTGCCAGAAAACACTAAACGTGATATCATGTGTAAGATGGTGGCACATTTTGAAACTTCTGAGTTGTACATCAATGCTAATGCAGTGGTGTACGGTAAATACATGTCAGAACTGAAAAACGCTCTGCTACAGTTCCTGCAGGATGGAGGCCAGGAGTCGAAAAACAGAGCGAGCTTTGTAATTCAGAGAATGAATCAGTGCAGTGCTTATGTGGATTTTATGGCAAAGGAAAAATGGATGCAAAACAGTTGTATGAAACGGTGCTGGTTTGAAGCCGTTAGAAGAGAGGTTGCAGAAATGTTTGCAGATAAGCGTGGCGTTGAGTTCTTTGCAGAACTCAGAAAAGATATTTTATCCCCTACTGATAATGTGTGA
- the LOC125749626 gene encoding uncharacterized protein LOC125749626 isoform X2: protein MATGIKHMSTPMSTGDISSPDKMSTDNGELVWVGFIDVLPVIGSVKEAVEFVLAVAGGDHPLINEKERMMKARLGLEEKTDSQSSTESSSGYCSGEERADVHAEGVLLSDLPGVIETGKHGKRKQSGKESQEPPSEEDQKKMEAIQEETLQTIQLIDQNYQFQEPLIDTGKRSQRGEHVINNNVIKFHFKLVEDYLTSRSSQTSLDVSCPLPENTKRDIMCKMVAHFETSELYINANAVVYGKYMSELKNALLQFLQDGGQESKNRASFVIQRMNQCSAYVDFMAKEKWMQNSCMKRCWFEAVRREVAEMFADKRGVEFFAELRKDILSPTDNV, encoded by the exons ATGGCTACAGGTATTAAACACATGTCTACCCCCATGTCCACCGGTGACATATCCAGTCCTGACAAAATGTCCACAGACAATGGGGAACTGGTGTGGGTGGGGTTCATAGACGTTCTTCCAGTCATTGGCTCTGTAAAAGAGGCTGTGGAGTTTGTCTTAGCTGTGGCTGGTGGAGATCATCCACTGATCAATGAGAAAGAGAGAATGATGAAAGCCAGGCTGGGATTAGAAGAGAAGACAGATTCACAGAGTTCCACAGAAAGCTCATCTGGGTACTGTTCGGgagaggagagggcagatgttcaTGCAGAAG GTGTTTTATTGAGCGACCTTCCTGGTGTCATAGAAACTGGCAAACATGGCAaaaggaaacaatcagggaaagaGTCACAGGAACCACCATCAGAGGAAGATCAAAAAAAAATGGAGGCAATCCAAGAAGAGACACTGCAGACGATTCAACTTATAGATCAAAACTACCAGTTCCAGGAGCCTCTTATAGACACTGGTAAAAGGTCTCAAAGGGGTGAGCATGTGATCAACAACAATGTCATTAAATTCCACTTTAAACTTGTGGAAGACTATCTGACAAGTAGATCAAGCCAgactagtcttgatgtaagctGCCCCCTGCCAGAAAACACTAAACGTGATATCATGTGTAAGATGGTGGCACATTTTGAAACTTCTGAGTTGTACATCAATGCTAATGCAGTGGTGTACGGTAAATACATGTCAGAACTGAAAAACGCTCTGCTACAGTTCCTGCAGGATGGAGGCCAGGAGTCGAAAAACAGAGCGAGCTTTGTAATTCAGAGAATGAATCAGTGCAGTGCTTATGTGGATTTTATGGCAAAGGAAAAATGGATGCAAAACAGTTGTATGAAACGGTGCTGGTTTGAAGCCGTTAGAAGAGAGGTTGCAGAAATGTTTGCAGATAAGCGTGGCGTTGAGTTCTTTGCAGAACTCAGAAAAGATATTTTATCCCCTACTGATAATGTGTGA
- the LOC125749626 gene encoding uncharacterized protein LOC125749626 isoform X3, protein MATGIKHMSTPMSTGDISSPDKMSTDNGELVWVGFIDVLPVIGSVKEAVEFVLAVAGGDHPLINEKERMMKARLGLEEKTDSQSSTESSSGYCSGEERADVHAEEVLLSDLPGVIEAGKHGKGKQSGKESQEPPSEEDQKKMEAIREETLQKIQLIDQNYQFQEPLIDTRKRSQRGEHVINNNVIKFHFKLVNCYLNGRLARTSLDVSCPLAENTKRDIMSEMVAYFEDYELYINANAVVYGKYISELRNALLQFLQDGGQESKNRASFVIQRMNQCSAYVDFMAKEKWMQNSCMKRCWFEAVRREVAEMFADKRGVEFFAELRKDILSPTDNV, encoded by the exons ATGGCTACAGGTATTAAACACATGTCTACCCCCATGTCCACCGGTGACATATCCAGTCCTGACAAAATGTCCACAGACAATGGGGAACTGGTGTGGGTGGGGTTCATAGACGTTCTTCCAGTCATTGGCTCTGTAAAAGAGGCTGTGGAGTTTGTCTTAGCTGTGGCTGGTGGAGATCATCCACTGATCAATGAGAAAGAGAGAATGATGAAAGCCAGGCTGGGATTAGAAGAGAAGACAGATTCACAGAGTTCCACAGAAAGCTCATCTGGGTACTGTTCGGgagaggagagggcagatgttcaTGCAGAAG AGGTTTTATTGAGCGACCTTCCTGGTGTCATAGAAGCTGGCAAACATGGCAAagggaaacaatcagggaaagaGTCACAGGAACCACCATCAGAGGAAGATCAAAAAAAAATGGAGGCAATCCGAGAAGAGACACTGCAGAAGATTCAACTTATAGATCAAAACTACCAGTTCCAGGAGCCTCTTATAGACACTCGTAAAAGGTCTCAAAGGGGTGAGCATGTGATCAACAACAATGTCATTAAATTTCACTTTAAACTTGTGAACTGCTATCTGAATGGTAGATTAGCTCGgactagtcttgatgtaagctGCCCCCTGGCAGAAAACACTAAACGTGATATCATGTCTGAGATGGTGGCATATTTTGAAGATTATGAGTTGTACATCAATGCTAATGCAGTGGTGTACGGTAAATACATTTCAGAACTGAGAAACGCTCTGCTACAGTTCCTGCAGGATGGAG GCCAGGAGTCGAAAAACAGAGCGAGCTTTGTAATTCAGAGAATGAATCAGTGCAGTGCTTATGTGGATTTTATGGCAAAGGAAAAATGGATGCAAAACAGTTGTATGAAACGGTGCTGGTTTGAAGCCGTTAGAAGAGAGGTTGCAGAAATGTTTGCAGATAAGCGTGGCGTTGAGTTCTTTGCAGAACTCAGAAAAGATATTTTATCCCCTACTGATAATGTGTGA